From Vagococcus jeotgali, one genomic window encodes:
- a CDS encoding TIGR01906 family membrane protein — MLVLCLLTLAITLTIHARWLYVYDLNHSDVLDYVDLSPATILKNYDQLLDYFNYPWIKYLKMSDFPTSNSGAFHMFQVKILFQVNYVVFIMSAIYSFFYIWYLKKTSQLWTLVTPLNYLLILLGIALFFVAVGFNEVFILFHKVLFFGNDDWIFNPLKDPVILALPQEYFFHCFILFFSLFIIFILLFVFIGKVEFKRLSKKYNG, encoded by the coding sequence ATGTTGGTATTATGCTTATTGACACTAGCTATCACACTAACGATTCACGCCAGATGGTTATATGTTTATGATTTAAATCATTCTGATGTACTAGATTATGTTGATTTAAGTCCTGCTACTATACTAAAGAATTATGATCAATTACTAGATTATTTTAATTATCCTTGGATTAAGTATTTGAAGATGAGTGATTTTCCAACATCCAATTCTGGAGCATTTCATATGTTTCAGGTAAAAATATTATTTCAAGTTAATTATGTTGTGTTCATCATGAGTGCCATTTATAGTTTTTTTTATATATGGTATTTGAAAAAAACGAGTCAATTATGGACTTTAGTTACGCCGCTTAACTATTTACTTATATTACTAGGTATCGCTCTGTTTTTTGTAGCAGTAGGTTTTAATGAAGTGTTTATTTTGTTTCACAAAGTATTATTTTTTGGAAATGATGATTGGATATTCAATCCTTTAAAGGACCCTGTTATTTTAGCCCTACCACAAGAGTATTTTTTTCATTGTTTTATTTTATTTTTTAGTTTATTTATTATATTTATCCTATTATTTGTGTTTATTGGTAAGGTGGAATTTAAAAGGCTATCTAAAAAATATAATGGATAA
- a CDS encoding HTH domain-containing protein — MINKKDVTKMGINKFTTEEIEELKQNPYVKRVSSSSITYTKEFKELFVLKHSEGQLPHQIFSDAGFDITVLKQRRINTASHRWREKAKQGENLEDLRLGNSGRPRHKELTEKEELKRLKAEVAYLKAENDFLKKLEQAEREAIWKANSRSTKNSKS; from the coding sequence ATGATAAATAAAAAGGACGTGACTAAAATGGGTATTAATAAATTTACCACTGAAGAAATTGAAGAGTTAAAACAAAATCCATATGTCAAACGAGTGAGCAGTTCTTCGATAACTTACACAAAAGAATTTAAAGAATTATTTGTGCTCAAACACTCTGAAGGGCAGTTACCTCATCAAATTTTTAGTGATGCTGGATTTGATATTACTGTGTTGAAACAGCGTAGAATTAATACTGCCAGCCACAGGTGGCGCGAAAAAGCAAAACAAGGAGAAAATCTAGAAGATTTACGACTTGGCAATAGTGGTCGCCCAAGACACAAAGAGTTAACTGAAAAAGAAGAATTAAAACGCTTAAAAGCAGAAGTGGCTTATCTAAAAGCTGAAAATGATTTTTTAAAAAAGCTAGAACAAGCAGAGAGAGAGGCGATTTGGAAAGCAAACTCACGGTCCACGAAAAATTCGAAGTCATAA
- a CDS encoding IS3 family transposase, whose translation MESKLTVHEKFEVIRRLREKHQKVTQVKHLCQLAGVSRSGYYHYLQTCLEASIKNHQDYSDYTLILEAYRFKNRNKGARLIKMTLEKYFNTVMNLKKIRRLMKKFNLVCPIRKANPYRRMAKTLGTSNHHPNHLNRQFNPPKPRKIFLTDITYLHYQNKHAYLSTIKDSCTKEIVAYRVSPNLKLDFVLETLEDLTPYLTNREESTALIHSDQGCHYTSNGFQSRVKELGLIQSMSRRGNCWDNAPQESFYGHMKDVNRLHLVEQ comes from the coding sequence TTGGAAAGCAAACTCACGGTCCACGAAAAATTCGAAGTCATAAGAAGACTCAGAGAGAAACATCAGAAAGTAACACAGGTGAAGCACCTGTGCCAGCTAGCAGGAGTGTCTCGTTCGGGCTACTATCATTACCTCCAAACATGCTTAGAGGCCTCTATTAAAAATCACCAAGATTACTCAGACTATACCTTGATTCTAGAAGCATACCGATTCAAGAACCGAAATAAAGGTGCTCGTTTAATCAAGATGACATTAGAAAAATACTTTAATACAGTCATGAACCTAAAAAAGATTAGACGTTTAATGAAAAAATTTAATCTTGTTTGTCCTATCAGAAAAGCAAATCCTTATCGACGAATGGCAAAAACACTCGGCACTAGTAACCATCATCCAAACCATCTTAATCGCCAATTCAATCCACCAAAACCTAGAAAGATATTTTTGACAGATATCACCTATCTACATTATCAAAATAAGCATGCTTATCTTTCAACAATTAAAGATAGTTGTACAAAAGAAATTGTAGCTTATCGTGTTTCACCAAACTTAAAACTTGATTTTGTTTTAGAAACATTAGAAGATTTGACTCCGTATCTAACGAACAGAGAAGAGTCAACTGCTCTCATTCATTCTGATCAAGGATGTCACTATACATCCAATGGATTTCAATCGCGAGTGAAAGAACTAGGTTTAATTCAATCAATGTCCCGTAGGGGCAACTGCTGGGACAATGCACCGCAAGAATCCTTTTATGGTCATATGAAAGATGTGAATAGGTTACACTTAGTTGAACAATAA
- a CDS encoding IS3 family transposase (programmed frameshift) yields the protein MTTNRKPRRTFKESFKKQMVELHKSGKPRKDILREYDLTPSTFDKWVKQYNQSGSFKEKDNLTPEEKELRELRKLNKELMMENDILKQAALIFGRKLEVVRENKKKYSVSAMCRKLEISRGAYYYEVKRKKSEAIVEKAVIESFTDSRNSYGARRIKDDLNDQGLIVSRRRIRRIMNKFNFISSYTTLKFKPQATTKNEQKIDNVLSRQFDKMQPMEALVTDLTYVKVGKKWHYVCFILDLFNREIVGHSSGPNKSVDLVLQAIGTIEQPLDDVEIFHTDRGKEFDNQSIDELLDVFQIKRSLSRPGCPYDNAVAEATYRAFKIEFIYQQSFDSLFELQYELMDYVNWWNKFRKHGKLGYQSPINYRLDWELKQVI from the exons ATGACAACTAACAGAAAACCAAGACGGACCTTCAAAGAATCATTTAAGAAACAAATGGTGGAACTGCATAAATCAGGAAAACCTAGAAAAGATATTTTAAGAGAATATGACCTGACACCATCAACCTTTGATAAATGGGTAAAACAATATAATCAGTCAGGATCATTCAAAGAGAAAGATAATTTGACACCAGAAGAAAAAGAGTTGCGTGAATTACGAAAACTAAATAAAGAACTGATGATGGAGAATGATATTTTAAAGCAAGCGGCGCTGATATTCGGACGAAAGT TAGAAGTTGTTAGGGAAAACAAAAAGAAGTATAGTGTATCAGCGATGTGTCGAAAATTAGAAATTTCTCGTGGGGCTTATTATTATGAAGTCAAAAGAAAAAAATCAGAAGCTATTGTTGAAAAAGCAGTCATTGAGTCATTTACAGATAGCCGTAACTCCTACGGAGCAAGAAGAATTAAAGATGATTTAAACGATCAAGGATTAATTGTTTCAAGAAGAAGGATACGACGAATCATGAATAAGTTTAATTTCATTTCAAGCTACACAACACTGAAATTTAAACCTCAAGCAACGACTAAAAATGAACAGAAAATCGATAATGTTTTATCACGTCAATTTGATAAAATGCAACCTATGGAAGCTTTAGTGACAGATTTAACCTATGTTAAAGTAGGCAAAAAGTGGCATTATGTCTGCTTTATTCTCGATTTGTTCAATCGAGAAATAGTTGGGCATTCTAGTGGTCCTAACAAATCTGTGGACCTTGTGCTACAGGCAATCGGAACGATTGAACAGCCATTAGATGATGTTGAAATTTTTCATACAGACCGAGGAAAAGAATTTGATAACCAAAGTATTGATGAATTATTGGATGTGTTTCAGATAAAACGGTCTTTATCACGTCCTGGCTGCCCCTATGACAACGCTGTGGCAGAAGCAACCTATCGAGCTTTTAAAATTGAGTTTATTTACCAACAATCTTTTGACTCATTGTTTGAACTACAATATGAGTTAATGGATTATGTCAATTGGTGGAACAAGTTTAGAAAACATGGCAAGCTTGGCTATCAATCCCCGATTAATTACCGTTTAGATTGGGAGTTGAAACAGGTTATTTAG
- a CDS encoding IS3 family transposase, whose amino-acid sequence MTYDDVVTEVDDYMDYYNHYRGQWTLNRMTPQSYYESLCT is encoded by the coding sequence GTGACTTATGATGATGTTGTCACAGAAGTAGACGACTACATGGATTACTACAATCATTACCGTGGTCAGTGGACACTAAACAGAATGACGCCGCAGAGCTACTATGAATCGTTATGCACATAA
- a CDS encoding phosphatidylglycerophosphatase A family protein has product MTVKQETLRATARRLLIERGVSIKDIGELVFFLQEKYVPDLTLDICMENVEAVLDKREVQNAILTGIQLDISAEKGELLQPLQEIVDTDESLYGIDEIMALSIVNVYGSIGFTNYGYIDKVKPGILEKLNAHDDNQVNTFLDDIVGAIAASAASRLAHSKPNEAFE; this is encoded by the coding sequence ATGACTGTTAAACAAGAAACATTAAGAGCTACTGCAAGAAGATTATTAATCGAGCGAGGCGTTTCAATTAAAGATATTGGGGAATTAGTATTTTTCTTACAAGAAAAATATGTTCCTGACTTAACTTTAGATATTTGTATGGAAAATGTTGAAGCTGTTCTGGATAAACGTGAAGTCCAAAATGCAATTCTAACAGGAATCCAATTAGATATCTCAGCTGAAAAAGGTGAATTGTTACAACCTTTACAAGAAATTGTCGACACAGACGAAAGCCTGTATGGAATTGATGAAATTATGGCCTTATCCATTGTTAATGTTTACGGCTCAATTGGTTTTACAAATTATGGCTACATTGATAAAGTTAAGCCAGGAATTTTAGAAAAGTTAAATGCCCATGATGATAATCAAGTTAATACATTTCTAGATGATATTGTCGGAGCTATTGCAGCATCTGCCGCCAGCAGGTTAGCTCATTCAAAACCTAATGAAGCCTTTGAATAA
- a CDS encoding NAD(P)/FAD-dependent oxidoreductase, translating into MTTDIYDITIIGGGPTGLFAGFYAGMRQAKTKIIESLPHIGGQLSLLYPEKYIYDVAGFPKIKAQELIDQLEEQIKPFHHTICLGEEVLMFDKKSDLIHIKTSKGTHLTKTLIIACGKGSFQPKRLTLPHIDHHEGKQLHYFIQDMNQFRDKDIMICGGGDSAVDWALMLEDIARQVYLVHRRHEFRAHEHSINSLKQSKISVKTPFIVESLLENNGILDSVEINNPREDIRETIHIDDLLVNYGFSSSLGPIKEWPIEKKRQTILTNSSTETSNSGVYAIGDISSYEGKVHLIATGFGEAPIAVNHAMNYINPKERIQPMHSTSLFEQDS; encoded by the coding sequence ATGACAACAGACATATACGATATTACCATTATTGGCGGGGGTCCAACTGGTTTATTTGCTGGGTTTTATGCAGGTATGAGGCAAGCTAAAACGAAAATAATTGAATCCCTTCCCCATATTGGCGGACAACTAAGCTTACTTTATCCAGAAAAATATATTTACGACGTAGCTGGCTTCCCAAAAATAAAAGCTCAAGAATTAATTGATCAACTCGAAGAACAAATTAAGCCATTTCATCACACCATTTGTTTAGGCGAAGAAGTGTTGATGTTTGATAAAAAAAGTGATCTGATCCATATTAAAACAAGCAAAGGAACTCATTTAACTAAAACGTTGATTATTGCTTGTGGTAAAGGTTCTTTTCAACCTAAAAGATTGACCTTACCTCATATTGATCATCATGAAGGTAAGCAACTACATTATTTTATTCAAGATATGAATCAATTTAGAGATAAAGATATTATGATTTGTGGTGGTGGTGATTCGGCAGTTGATTGGGCACTAATGTTAGAAGACATCGCCAGACAAGTATATCTCGTGCATAGACGCCATGAATTCCGTGCTCATGAACATAGTATCAATTCATTAAAACAATCAAAAATTTCCGTCAAAACACCCTTTATTGTTGAAAGTTTACTTGAAAACAATGGTATATTGGACAGTGTAGAGATAAATAACCCTAGGGAAGATATTAGAGAAACCATTCATATTGATGATTTGCTTGTAAACTACGGCTTCTCTTCATCTCTTGGGCCCATAAAAGAGTGGCCGATTGAAAAAAAGAGACAAACAATTTTAACCAATTCCTCAACAGAAACCTCTAATAGTGGTGTGTATGCCATTGGAGATATTTCTAGTTATGAAGGTAAGGTGCACTTAATCGCTACAGGATTTGGGGAGGCACCGATTGCTGTTAACCATGCGATGAACTATATTAATCCAAAAGAAAGAATTCAACCTATGCATAGTACCAGCTTATTTGAACAAGACAGCTAA
- a CDS encoding TetR/AcrR family transcriptional regulator: MPKATFFRLEEEKQQKIIDAAITEFSSVPIDQSSIANIVKLAGIPRGSFYQYFEDKDDVFYYICDNLRKEPEELFMSLFHDNQGDIFKTFREFFDYFIHLTLSGKYAKLMKNIFIHMDYKRRNELFNDNEETKSLKQHKDSHQRARRRQQAYIIEHLDYSKLKMINKSESLVLIRLLFLTLFASVNDVYRSEKKGIKIDVDVIKSEFNLKLDWLLYGVAK; encoded by the coding sequence ATGCCCAAGGCGACATTTTTTAGACTTGAAGAAGAAAAACAACAAAAAATAATTGATGCAGCTATTACAGAGTTTTCCTCGGTGCCAATAGATCAATCATCTATTGCTAATATTGTCAAATTAGCTGGGATTCCACGTGGTAGTTTCTATCAGTATTTTGAAGATAAAGACGACGTGTTTTATTATATTTGTGATAATTTAAGGAAAGAACCTGAGGAGTTATTTATGTCATTGTTTCATGATAATCAAGGAGATATTTTTAAAACGTTCCGTGAATTTTTCGATTATTTCATTCATCTTACCTTATCTGGCAAGTATGCTAAATTAATGAAAAATATTTTTATTCATATGGATTATAAACGAAGGAATGAGTTATTTAATGACAATGAAGAAACAAAATCACTTAAACAACACAAAGATTCTCATCAAAGAGCAAGAAGAAGACAACAGGCGTACATAATTGAACATCTAGATTATTCAAAGTTAAAAATGATAAATAAAAGTGAGTCATTAGTGTTGATTCGTTTGTTATTTTTAACGCTGTTTGCCTCAGTTAATGATGTTTATCGTTCTGAGAAAAAAGGAATTAAAATAGATGTGGATGTTATAAAGTCTGAGTTTAATTTGAAATTAGATTGGCTCTTATACGGAGTAGCCAAATAA
- a CDS encoding ABC transporter ATP-binding protein, with protein MIRMIKKMSMPAVLLAIFFMIIQIISDLFLPTLTSNIIDKGVTQGDIQYIWKIGFIMIGVSLIGIVASVFNTLIATRQSQKLGKKLRSEIYKKVEYASQNEFDKIGTASLITRTTNDVNQIQMVSQMFLRIMINAPLTLVGASVLAYYRDGQLTKIFLFIVPLIIIAVGSIMYFATPLFKSLQEKTDRLNLVFREGLTGVRVIRAFNKTTFEEKRFDVANKDYAQTSIKVNTIMSFLLPTITLIISITNVLIIWFGGHNVANGTLEVGNMMAFMTYAMQILMSFVMMAMIFIFVPRAQASAVRINEVLDMTDAIEDPEKSKPFSDNSHLRFDNVTYQYVGAENPALCDVTFNSEKGETVAIIGGTGSGKSTLVSMIPRFFDVSGGAVEVDEVNVKDVRQYDLREKVSFVPQKAVLFTGDIRSNMKYGYKDATDEDIWRALEIAQAKDFVSELSDGLESKVEQGGSNFSGGQRQRLCIARALVKPASIYVFDDSFSALDFKTDAALRKALKEAITDAVVVIVAQRISTVVDADTILVLDDGKMVGRGTHQTLKDSNKTYREIIESQLSQEEIA; from the coding sequence ATGATACGAATGATTAAAAAGATGTCAATGCCAGCAGTGCTTTTGGCTATATTTTTCATGATAATACAAATTATCAGTGATTTATTTTTACCAACCTTAACTTCAAATATTATTGATAAAGGGGTTACCCAAGGAGATATTCAGTATATTTGGAAAATTGGATTTATCATGATTGGAGTGTCTTTAATAGGGATTGTTGCATCTGTTTTTAATACCCTTATTGCAACAAGACAATCACAAAAATTAGGAAAAAAATTGCGTTCTGAAATCTATAAAAAAGTTGAATACGCCTCACAAAATGAGTTTGATAAAATAGGGACAGCTTCATTGATTACTAGAACAACAAATGATGTGAATCAAATTCAAATGGTCAGTCAAATGTTTTTAAGAATTATGATTAATGCCCCTTTGACTTTAGTTGGTGCTAGTGTTTTAGCTTATTATAGAGACGGCCAATTAACGAAAATATTTTTATTTATTGTACCACTAATTATTATTGCAGTAGGAAGTATTATGTATTTTGCTACACCTTTATTTAAGAGTTTACAAGAAAAAACAGATAGATTAAATTTAGTTTTTCGTGAAGGCCTAACAGGAGTTAGAGTGATTAGAGCCTTTAATAAAACAACTTTTGAAGAGAAACGTTTTGATGTGGCAAATAAGGATTATGCACAAACAAGTATTAAAGTAAATACAATTATGTCTTTCCTATTACCTACTATTACGCTAATTATCAGTATTACCAATGTGTTAATCATTTGGTTTGGTGGACATAACGTAGCAAATGGAACACTTGAAGTTGGTAACATGATGGCATTTATGACTTATGCTATGCAAATTTTAATGAGCTTTGTCATGATGGCTATGATTTTTATTTTTGTTCCAAGAGCTCAAGCATCAGCTGTGAGGATAAATGAAGTATTAGACATGACAGATGCTATTGAAGATCCAGAAAAATCAAAACCATTTTCAGATAATAGTCATTTACGTTTTGATAATGTAACTTATCAATATGTAGGTGCTGAAAACCCTGCCTTGTGTGATGTGACTTTTAATAGTGAAAAAGGAGAGACAGTAGCTATTATTGGAGGAACTGGTTCTGGAAAATCAACCTTAGTTAGTATGATTCCCAGATTTTTTGATGTGAGTGGGGGAGCTGTTGAGGTTGATGAGGTTAATGTGAAAGATGTTAGACAATATGATTTGAGGGAGAAAGTTAGTTTTGTTCCTCAAAAGGCTGTCTTATTTACAGGGGACATTCGTAGTAATATGAAGTATGGATATAAAGATGCAACAGATGAAGATATTTGGCGTGCTTTAGAAATTGCCCAAGCTAAGGATTTTGTTAGTGAATTATCAGATGGTTTAGAAAGTAAAGTAGAACAAGGTGGTTCTAATTTTTCTGGTGGGCAACGACAACGCTTGTGTATTGCTCGTGCTCTAGTTAAGCCTGCTTCTATTTATGTTTTTGATGACTCTTTTTCAGCACTTGATTTTAAAACAGATGCTGCCCTTAGAAAAGCTTTGAAAGAGGCGATTACAGATGCAGTGGTGGTGATTGTAGCACAACGTATTAGTACAGTAGTTGATGCTGATACCATTTTAGTTTTAGATGATGGAAAAATGGTAGGACGAGGTACTCACCAAACATTAAAAGATAGTAATAAGACATACCGAGAAATCATTGAATCTCAGTTAAGTCAGGAGGAGATTGCATGA
- a CDS encoding ABC transporter ATP-binding protein has protein sequence MRPGPGKLRGKTAKPKNFWKTLKRLASYMMNRWYLILLVFILATASTIFQIQTPKILGQATTEIFNGLMKAKQSAVEGTPLAKMPINFDKIAQILILVLILYVASAVFSFFQQFIMTRISQRTVYQLRKEFKEKMGKVPISYYDTHSNGDIMSRAINDMDNIATTLQQTLTQFVTSILMFFGVLWMMLTISWQLTLVAAVTIPLSLVVTMIIAPKSQRFFGKQQATLGRLNDQIEETYGAHLVVKSFNHEEEDIKVFEEQNEKLYESGWKAQFISAIIMPMMNFIKNISYVFVAIIGGIQVANGQIPLGDIQAFMQYTNQFSQPLSQMANLLNTIQSTIASAERIFAVLDEAEMINTKVSDADLRQTDALVSFQNMAFGYEEDHLLMTNFNLDVFKGQKVAIVGPTGAGKTTIINLLERFYDVSGGRIVYKNEDIRNISRYDLRSKFSMVLQETWLFTGSIYDNIRYGNENATKEDIYRAAKAAHVDEFAKRLPDGYDTVLNEEATNISQGQRQLVTIARAFLANPEVLILDEATSSVDTRTEILIQKAMDQLLEGRTSFVVAHRLSTIRDADNIIVMDQGNIIETGDHEILLEQAGFYADLYNSQFSTGLSI, from the coding sequence ATGAGACCAGGACCAGGTAAATTAAGAGGTAAAACAGCTAAGCCAAAGAATTTTTGGAAAACGCTAAAACGTTTAGCAAGTTATATGATGAACCGGTGGTATTTAATTTTATTAGTATTTATTTTAGCAACGGCTTCAACTATTTTTCAAATTCAAACACCGAAGATTTTAGGGCAAGCAACAACTGAGATATTTAATGGTTTAATGAAAGCAAAACAAAGTGCAGTTGAAGGAACACCACTTGCTAAGATGCCTATTAATTTTGATAAAATTGCTCAAATTTTAATCTTAGTATTGATTTTATATGTGGCATCAGCTGTGTTTAGTTTCTTCCAACAGTTTATTATGACTCGTATTTCACAGCGTACTGTGTATCAATTAAGAAAAGAATTTAAAGAGAAAATGGGTAAAGTTCCAATTTCTTATTATGATACACATAGTAACGGAGATATTATGTCTCGTGCAATTAATGATATGGATAATATTGCAACAACACTTCAGCAAACCTTGACTCAATTTGTGACAAGTATTTTAATGTTCTTTGGTGTTTTGTGGATGATGTTAACTATTAGTTGGCAATTAACATTAGTAGCCGCAGTAACAATTCCACTAAGTTTAGTTGTTACCATGATTATTGCACCAAAATCACAACGATTCTTTGGGAAACAACAAGCCACTTTAGGCAGACTAAATGATCAAATTGAAGAGACATACGGAGCCCATCTTGTCGTAAAAAGTTTTAATCATGAAGAAGAAGACATTAAAGTCTTTGAAGAGCAAAATGAAAAACTATATGAATCTGGTTGGAAAGCTCAGTTTATTTCAGCGATTATTATGCCAATGATGAATTTTATTAAAAATATTAGTTACGTTTTCGTAGCCATTATTGGTGGTATTCAAGTTGCTAATGGTCAGATTCCTTTAGGGGATATTCAAGCGTTTATGCAGTACACCAATCAATTTTCTCAGCCCTTAAGTCAAATGGCTAATTTACTTAATACGATTCAGTCAACAATCGCTTCAGCAGAGCGAATCTTTGCTGTGTTAGATGAGGCTGAGATGATAAATACTAAGGTAAGTGATGCTGATTTAAGACAGACAGATGCCTTAGTTTCTTTTCAAAATATGGCATTTGGGTATGAAGAGGATCATTTGCTGATGACAAACTTCAATCTAGACGTTTTTAAAGGTCAAAAAGTAGCTATTGTAGGACCAACAGGAGCTGGTAAGACGACGATTATTAATTTATTAGAACGTTTTTATGATGTATCTGGTGGACGAATTGTTTATAAAAATGAAGATATTCGAAACATCAGTCGCTATGATTTACGTTCTAAGTTTTCTATGGTATTGCAAGAAACTTGGTTATTTACAGGTAGTATTTATGATAATATTCGTTATGGTAATGAAAATGCCACGAAAGAAGACATTTATCGTGCAGCAAAAGCAGCTCATGTTGATGAATTTGCTAAACGTTTACCAGATGGATATGATACTGTCTTAAATGAAGAGGCAACAAATATCTCTCAAGGACAAAGGCAATTAGTAACGATAGCTAGAGCTTTCTTAGCTAATCCAGAAGTATTGATTTTAGATGAAGCAACTTCAAGTGTGGATACACGTACTGAAATACTCATTCAAAAAGCTATGGACCAATTACTAGAAGGTCGTACAAGCTTCGTAGTTGCTCATAGACTATCAACCATTCGTGATGCTGATAATATTATTGTTATGGATCAAGGTAATATTATCGAAACAGGAGATCATGAAATCTTGCTAGAACAAGCTGGATTCTATGCTGATTTATATAACAGTCAATTTTCTACTGGTTTAAGTATTTAA
- a CDS encoding VOC family protein produces the protein MASFSLSSETTLSSVAIKVKDFDRMLSFYEQVVGFDILREENDMAILGNKEDKQKLLGIISTPDGKGEANNHSGLNHTSFVFPTRNDLARFMKHLITLNYPIEGESDHGYCESIYINDPESNRLEFSWDRPRSEWPLTNGFVKGVTKELNIQSFLSQVTGDYTGIPKGTKLGHVHLSVSDREDSHDFYRNHLGFMVRDHDFSSVEFLSVSDYHHQIAFNEWIPSTDHCMLKEDELGVDHITFTLPSMDDLMALKENLDELEYEFYFNKGKQIIGVNDPSGIELWFLVAK, from the coding sequence ATGGCTAGCTTTTCGTTAAGCTCAGAAACAACACTGTCTTCTGTTGCAATCAAAGTGAAAGACTTTGATAGAATGTTAAGTTTTTATGAACAAGTCGTTGGATTTGATATTCTTAGAGAAGAAAATGATATGGCAATTTTAGGCAATAAGGAAGATAAACAAAAATTACTTGGAATTATTTCAACACCAGATGGTAAAGGAGAAGCTAACAACCATTCCGGTTTAAATCATACATCTTTTGTTTTTCCAACACGTAATGATTTAGCGCGTTTTATGAAGCACTTAATTACGTTAAATTATCCTATAGAAGGTGAGAGTGATCATGGATATTGTGAATCAATTTATATTAATGATCCAGAGAGTAATCGCCTAGAGTTTAGCTGGGATAGACCACGATCAGAGTGGCCATTAACAAATGGTTTTGTAAAAGGTGTGACAAAAGAATTAAATATTCAATCATTTTTAAGTCAAGTTACTGGTGATTACACTGGTATTCCAAAAGGGACAAAATTAGGCCATGTACATCTTTCTGTATCAGACCGTGAAGATAGTCATGATTTTTATAGGAATCATTTAGGCTTTATGGTTAGAGATCATGATTTTAGTTCTGTTGAATTTTTATCCGTTAGTGATTACCATCATCAAATTGCTTTTAATGAATGGATACCATCTACAGATCATTGTATGCTAAAAGAAGATGAGTTAGGTGTAGACCATATCACTTTTACATTACCAAGTATGGATGATTTAATGGCATTAAAAGAAAATTTAGACGAATTAGAGTATGAATTCTACTTTAATAAAGGTAAGCAAATCATAGGTGTTAATGACCCAAGCGGCATTGAACTTTGGTTTTTAGTTGCAAAATAA